CCTGTGACCGGAGAtttcatattatttcttaGGAGTGACTCCGGTTCAGGATCTCTTTATATTATAGTAATAGTTATTAAAGTttatatgataataatgatattcCAACTACAGCTAAGGCTTTAATACTAATTTTAAACTGTCTATAATATGATTAGATCTCAGAGCTGATTTAGATGTTCATGTGAATATCATTGTTGGCCTTTTGTAATATAAGGGTAAGTATTTATTTAGGTTGAATGCCagtatatttaattgttaATTAACAATAATGTACAATGTtatattcttatttgaaataaaaaaaatacatataatatatagatatatatatgtagatatatacatatacttATGTGtttgtttatatttatatattcttcaaaCGATAGGGGATGTTGTATTTTAATATGCTCATAGTTTCCAGATAAGTCGATCTAATTCATTTTACCAATTAGTGCATCGATGTCGACTTCGGTGATAGGTGCTGAAGAGgaatttgatttaaaacGCAGTTTATCTTGACTTTCGGCAACTTGGATTCTGCGTAATTTACTCAAAGCTGAGAAACCAGAGACTTCTTGGTTTAATCTGAATGGTtgtaaaaagaaagaacaGGTTTGGAATTTGTCACCCATTTTGTCAATTTGATGGATTATGTCTTCCATACAAATTATACCTTCTGACCCTAATTGTTCTTCAATgacattattatcatttaagATAACTTCTTTCATTGAATTAGCAGAATGTGGATTTTCTTCATCCTTCACTAAGATTCTACTTCTCTTTTGTATTAAAGAACGAACAGTTGATAAAGATGGTTTACCGATGACAACATATGGAGcaatcattttcaataatggGAATACAAGTTTATTTAGAATCACAAACACACCAGTATTTTTTTCAGTCAATCTTAAAATagttaaaattttttgcACCTTTTGTGGTGCCTTAGCTAAAAGAGGCCCATCTACTCTAACGACGAAAATTAAGGTTTCCTCATTGTTATAACGAATTTTTTCTCTGATTAAGTTATCTTCTTCACCTTCAATTGTGATACCACTTTCTTGTTCTTCCAAAATTTGTTCCGGTGTCTTTTCAGTAATCTTTAAGATGAAATCAGAAACGGAACCCAGATTGGATACATCATTCATGGACTTCTTAATTTCGACTGTACTAATTCTCTTAACTCTTTCAGTTTCTCTCTCACTTGCTAAAGCAGTAGCAgcaatattttcaaatcttaaaaatttattcttGTTATCTCTCTTTTGCTTCTCTCTTAAAATTTGTCTTTGCTTGACCTTCTCTTGTCTTTCTAATCTTATTCTGTCAGCATTTCTTCTCTTACGTAAAAGAACTTCTggatttgaatttaaattggctgacattttcttttgttaaTGTATGAGTTCTGCGGTAAAGTGTTGTCTCTCTTCTCgtaaaatgataaaataattcagcaggatataataaaaaaccaacaatgaaataatgtatttctttaaatactATACGTGTATAAGATTAGTAACAATGATAATTATACTAGGTTGTTAAGTTAGTTAATTGATCTCATTGAATtaatctcatctcatcgcaaaaatttttatttccaaatgaaatttattacCAGTATGTTAAAATCGGCAAAATTATGTTAGAACTTCTCCCATGGTGGGAAAACAtgtaaaaaaattttaaagtgcttaatgaaaaatagACCTCTATACTCAATTATATTAACTGTCCGTATGTTGTGATAATCAATAAGTGACACAGTTATACACATATATgtatctatatatttatggATACGCTTATGTATGaactaataaaaaaacaaataaatgaatCGATTGAGTAACAGCATCAATAACTATGTGTGTTTTGTTATGcaaatatttatagattgttttaaatctgtcaattataattatatcaaCTCGTATTTTAACCATTCTGCTGGTATGATATAATAAGAAGTCTCacaaaaataatgacaCTAAAGACAGCATACTATAAATGACAATAatgtaaaattaatattttatttcttaataaGATGGAGAACCTTTGATCAAAGAATTCACTTAAATCGTTGAAGTATTCTCTACTAAATGCTACTGTCGTTTACTTTATATCAATGTTATCGTTCAGTTTAACTGATTGATATATCAGTactataataatttgtCGCCATTACATCGTATTACCATTGGAAGATAGTTAAATCAATTGTAAACCCAGATTATGACACCATGCGTATTCATTGTTGACCACTGACTATAAATAGATTGGTTACCcctaataaaattatcatGAGTatgatgtatatattttgctTTATGTTAGTTATTTAGTTAACTCGCACGTATTAGCATAGGTAAAATCACTAAGAATATTGGGGTGCTTGTTTCCTTTGTGTATTCTCATAATCCTTCTCAACTTTTATCTACTATATATGAccataatatttttattcgtcttattatttatacGTTCATCAATATAGCATGGTATGAATGAGGGTTCCTTGTATTAAGCGtatgaataatattgttaatatttctaaatGTCAGACAACCAATGCTTACTTGCATCAGGTATTACAGTTATTGTAAATTTTCTATTAGAAcgttttgaatttttaatggTTCTATACCCGCCAGTGAGCAATGGTTATGTTGATTTTATTCTACGAATATATTGAGCTGGTactaaattttaataaaaccATTCTTGCACGGAGTATGTGTATGATAATTATTGCTTGCTATTTGATTTTGTCTCGGATCAAGTATTTTACTGTTCAAGAACAAAAAGACATATATTATCCGAACTAATAATTATTCCGAGAGGGAGACCGAAAGAGTTGTGAGTATCAAGtaattaaataatcatTGGAAAACCGGAAAAGATTTTTAGCCGGATAAAGGCATAGCTGTATACAAACTTAATCTCAGTATATGTAGATATATTGGATTCAAGTTTAAAGAGAACCTTGCCGGCACGGCATACATGTTTCTCTATCTCTGTTGATTTCAGAGCACAGagataaataattatgCGGAGttttttactttttatgtttgttttttattatctcTCTCTTTCTTGTTGTAACTCTTTTAATTTACGAACAGAATTTGTTCGTATCAAATGccaatttaataaatttaattttaaatttatagGACAGATCATACTTTTAggtaataatatattaacaataaattacaCGGATAA
The sequence above is drawn from the Tetrapisispora phaffii CBS 4417 chromosome 2, complete genome genome and encodes:
- the RLP7 gene encoding Rlp7p (similar to Saccharomyces cerevisiae RLP7 (YNL002C); ancestral locus Anc_1.401); translation: MSANLNSNPEVLLRKRRNADRIRLERQEKVKQRQILREKQKRDNKNKFLRFENIAATALASERETERVKRISTVEIKKSMNDVSNLGSVSDFILKITEKTPEQILEEQESGITIEGEEDNLIREKIRYNNEETLIFVVRVDGPLLAKAPQKVQKILTILRLTEKNTGVFVILNKLVFPLLKMIAPYVVIGKPSLSTVRSLIQKRSRILVKDEENPHSANSMKEVILNDNNVIEEQLGSEGIICMEDIIHQIDKMGDKFQTCSFFLQPFRLNQEVSGFSALSKLRRIQVAESQDKLRFKSNSSSAPITEVDIDALIGKMN